One Purpureocillium takamizusanense chromosome 1, complete sequence genomic window carries:
- the ade5 gene encoding Phosphoribosylglycinamide formyltransferase 1 (EggNog:ENOG503P2A1~BUSCO:EOG09264G7L~COG:G), translating to MAAPCQILVMASGNGSNFQALLDAVATGRILNSCICRLIVNRSKAYATTRADTHGVPWEYFNLISHGFQQKGERDPERLQHARDEYDAALAEKVLALETRPQLIVLAGWMYIFGERFLDPISAAGIKVINLHPALPGKYDGAHAIERAFEDFKAGKLENNKTGIMVHNVIKQVDQGEAILTREVECLPGDDLAALEERIHSHEHALIVEATAKLVGEILAQKQ from the exons ATGGCAGCCCCGTGCCAGatcctcgtcatggccagCGGCAACGGGTCCAACTTCcaggccctgctcgacgccgtcgccaccggcCGCATCCTCAACTCGTGCATCTGCCGTCTCATCGTCAACCGGAGCAAGGCCTACGCCACGACCCGCGCCGACACCCACGGCGTGCCCTGGGAGTACTTCAATCTCATCTCGCACGGCTTCCAGCAAAagggcgagcgcgacccggagcggctgcagcacgcccgcgacgagtacgacgccgccctggctGAAAAGGTGCTGGCGCTCGAGACGCGGCCGCAGCTCATCGTCTTGGCCGGGTGGATGTACATATTCGGCGAGCGGTTCCTTGACCCCATCAGCGCCGCAGGCATCAAGGTCATTAATTTGCACCCGGCGCTGCCAG GCAAATATGACGGCGCTCATGCCATTGAGCGGGCATTCGAGGACTTCAAGGCGGGAAAACTGGAAAACAACAAGACGGGCATCATGGTGCACAATGTTATCAAGCAGGTCGAccagggcgaggccatcttAACCAGGGAGGTCGAGTGCCTACCTGGTGACGActtggcggcgctcgaggagcggATACATTCCCACGAGCACGCTTTGATTGTGGAAGCCACAGCAAAGCTTGTAGGCGAGATCCTGGCACAAAAGCAATAG